The Thermoclostridium stercorarium subsp. stercorarium DSM 8532 genome contains a region encoding:
- a CDS encoding beta-galactosidase, with protein sequence MAVYHLDLSNYEDKRIFPLSEKFRGTDPDGNVISFTNYYMEFNGRPFFAISGECHYSRVPESRWEDTILKMKMGGLNIVSTYCFWIHHEEEEGVFNFSGNRNIRKFLQLCHKHQMYVIVRIGPFCHGEVRNGGLPDWLYGKPFEVRSLDPDFLEYTRRIYRKYAEQFEGLYFKDGGPIIGVQIENEYMHSAAPWEMTTGTSNEWIPGGHDGDEYMIKLKQIAQEEGIIAPFYTCTAWGGAITPTGEMLPLWGGYAYWPWIFYNYDGEHPATPEYIYRDYHNNKVPKTYNFEPRYAPESFPYACCEMGGGMTCFYNYRFQLPYESVDAMANIKLAGGCNFLGYYMYRGGSNPKGTRLPYLNEHQCPKISYDYQAPIGEFGQLRPSYFRLKALHIFVRDFTESFCRTFTILPEGSQDIRPEDVDTLRYAARTDGKGGYLFINNFQDHVECKPKADETVVIKLRDGEIEIPGISLAAGEEAILPFNLDVGGYRLIYAKAQLLSVIRDEKAPVYFFFVPEGMEPEYVWDGGEIESIDGKGVSEKLISVRPENGRMSSFVIGGKHGEVRIVTLTREQSLMFYKIEAGGRETAVLCNSPLIYDGAEIRIENRSMNGQKVKLLMYPAHNLKRIDTAGSCREVEEGIWKGVEIEWTEEEERIVSVPVKQLGKFRYEVEIPESYDDCKEALIQIEYMGDIGNAFVDGELISDNFYNGSVWEIGLKSAWNPGKGNKITFVLNPVKKNVKIDVSSTMAGRLEKAEEAMAELRSVRIIPIHEAVFKIM encoded by the coding sequence ATGGCGGTTTATCATTTGGATTTGTCAAATTATGAAGACAAAAGAATATTCCCTCTTTCCGAAAAATTCCGTGGAACCGATCCGGACGGAAACGTGATTTCGTTTACGAACTATTATATGGAATTCAACGGCAGGCCTTTCTTTGCGATAAGCGGCGAGTGCCATTATTCAAGAGTACCTGAAAGTCGATGGGAAGATACCATTCTAAAAATGAAAATGGGCGGTCTTAATATCGTATCCACATATTGCTTCTGGATTCACCACGAGGAAGAAGAGGGAGTATTCAATTTCAGCGGAAACAGAAATATACGGAAATTTCTTCAGCTGTGCCACAAGCACCAAATGTACGTAATAGTGCGAATTGGGCCTTTCTGCCACGGCGAGGTCAGAAACGGCGGCCTGCCCGACTGGCTGTACGGAAAACCCTTTGAAGTGCGAAGCCTTGATCCCGATTTCCTTGAATATACAAGGCGTATTTACCGAAAATACGCGGAACAATTTGAAGGGCTGTATTTTAAGGACGGGGGGCCGATTATCGGCGTACAGATAGAAAATGAATATATGCATTCCGCGGCGCCGTGGGAGATGACCACCGGTACATCCAATGAGTGGATTCCCGGAGGCCATGACGGTGATGAATACATGATTAAACTGAAACAGATTGCCCAGGAAGAGGGAATTATCGCACCTTTTTATACGTGCACCGCATGGGGAGGAGCGATTACCCCCACCGGGGAAATGCTTCCGTTATGGGGCGGATATGCGTACTGGCCGTGGATATTCTACAATTACGACGGGGAACACCCCGCCACGCCGGAGTATATATACAGGGATTATCATAATAATAAAGTACCTAAGACATATAATTTTGAGCCAAGATACGCCCCGGAGAGCTTTCCGTATGCGTGCTGCGAAATGGGCGGCGGCATGACCTGTTTTTATAATTACAGATTCCAGCTGCCCTATGAAAGCGTGGATGCAATGGCAAACATTAAGCTGGCGGGGGGCTGTAATTTTCTCGGATACTATATGTACCGCGGAGGAAGCAATCCGAAAGGAACCAGACTGCCGTATTTAAATGAGCATCAGTGCCCGAAAATATCCTACGACTACCAGGCGCCAATCGGAGAGTTCGGGCAGCTCAGGCCCAGTTATTTCAGGCTTAAGGCACTGCACATTTTCGTACGGGATTTTACTGAAAGTTTTTGCAGAACTTTCACAATACTGCCCGAAGGCTCGCAGGACATCCGGCCCGAAGACGTGGATACGTTGAGATATGCCGCAAGAACCGACGGAAAAGGCGGTTATCTGTTTATAAACAATTTCCAGGATCATGTTGAATGCAAGCCAAAAGCTGACGAAACAGTGGTAATCAAATTACGCGACGGGGAGATTGAAATACCCGGTATTTCCCTTGCAGCGGGAGAAGAGGCAATATTGCCTTTTAATCTGGATGTGGGGGGATACAGACTTATTTATGCAAAGGCGCAGTTGTTGTCAGTAATCCGCGATGAAAAGGCGCCTGTATATTTCTTCTTTGTCCCTGAAGGCATGGAGCCCGAATATGTGTGGGACGGCGGTGAAATTGAAAGTATTGACGGCAAGGGCGTATCGGAAAAACTGATATCGGTCAGGCCCGAAAACGGAAGAATGTCTTCGTTTGTCATCGGCGGGAAACACGGTGAGGTCCGGATAGTTACACTTACAAGGGAACAGAGCCTTATGTTTTATAAGATAGAAGCCGGGGGCCGGGAAACCGCAGTTTTATGTAACAGCCCGCTTATATATGACGGAGCTGAAATACGTATAGAAAACAGAAGCATGAACGGACAAAAGGTTAAATTGCTTATGTACCCCGCACATAATTTGAAGCGTATTGATACAGCAGGTAGTTGCCGTGAAGTGGAAGAGGGAATATGGAAAGGTGTGGAGATTGAATGGACCGAAGAGGAGGAGAGAATTGTCTCTGTTCCGGTAAAACAGTTGGGGAAATTCAGATATGAAGTGGAAATACCGGAAAGTTATGATGACTGCAAGGAAGCCCTGATTCAGATTGAATATATGGGAGACATAGGGAATGCTTTTGTCGACGGGGAACTTATTTCCGATAACTTCTATAACGGATCGGTCTGGGAAATTGGCCTGAAAAGTGCATGGAATCCGGGTAAGGGTAATAAAATAACTTTTGTTCTGAACCCCGTAAAAAAGAATGTAAAAATAGATGTATCGTCAACGATGGCAGGAAGGCTTGAAAAAGCCGAAGAGGCGATGGCCGAGCTCCGAAGCGTCAGAATTATACCCATACATGAAGCAGTTTTTAAAATAATGTAA
- a CDS encoding helix-turn-helix domain-containing protein, which produces MKSCEELVAHESEYFIYYPSKTAQKMFLYPLYAGYFIYKSGYSLRRNSYDSFLIMYIQKGKLTLEYEGRTQDVTAGNFVFIDCYKPHAYYSDTGWESLWCHFDGVTARAHYESIVSRLGNSFFMPDPYPVLSKLSAIYNTFYSGDVIKEPLMSKYLNDILTAFHLYTPNSVLPRDYINVVEETISYINKNFARNINVEHLAERTGFSPYHFIRIFKKETGLTPYEYIVNVRINTAKYLLRNSRLSVKDICYSTGFSSESVFCSAFKRRLGVTPTEYRTMKGN; this is translated from the coding sequence ATGAAGTCCTGCGAAGAGCTTGTCGCGCACGAATCGGAGTATTTCATCTATTATCCCAGCAAAACCGCCCAAAAGATGTTTCTCTATCCCCTATACGCCGGATATTTTATATACAAAAGCGGTTATTCACTGAGGAGAAACTCCTATGACAGCTTTTTAATCATGTATATCCAGAAAGGAAAACTTACTCTTGAATACGAAGGCCGTACACAGGATGTAACGGCAGGTAACTTTGTATTTATAGACTGCTATAAGCCGCACGCCTATTATTCAGATACCGGCTGGGAATCGCTCTGGTGCCACTTTGACGGCGTAACTGCAAGAGCACACTATGAAAGTATTGTTTCCCGCCTCGGAAATTCATTTTTTATGCCCGATCCCTATCCGGTGTTATCAAAGCTGTCGGCTATATATAACACTTTTTATTCGGGTGATGTCATCAAAGAACCCCTTATGTCCAAGTACCTTAACGATATTCTGACGGCCTTTCACCTGTATACCCCCAACAGTGTACTGCCCCGGGATTATATAAACGTAGTGGAGGAAACCATTTCCTATATCAACAAGAATTTTGCCCGGAACATTAACGTTGAACACCTGGCTGAACGGACCGGATTCAGCCCGTACCATTTTATCAGGATATTTAAGAAAGAAACAGGCCTGACGCCGTATGAATACATTGTCAACGTGCGCATCAATACGGCGAAATATCTGCTCAGAAACTCCCGCCTTTCGGTAAAGGATATCTGTTATTCCACGGGATTCTCCAGTGAAAGTGTCTTCTGCAGCGCCTTTAAAAGGCGCCTGGGCGTAACTCCCACCGAATACAGGACAATGAAAGGGAATTAA
- a CDS encoding DUF5107 domain-containing protein: MNGVKAWVEKVIIPTYGTGEPEKVPMFLEKRVYQGSSGKVYPYPVIEKICDEKKDKEYTAVFLENEYLKVMVLPELGGRIQRAYDKTNGFDFVYHNRVIKPALVGLLGPWISGGIEFNWPQHHRPTTFLPVDFILFDNEDGSKSVLLHDVDQMYGTKAIAKITLYPGKAYIEITGQLYNRTHLPQTFLWWANPAFPANENTQSIFPPDVHAVMDHGKRDVSRFPVATGIYYKKDYSEGVDISRYKNIPVPTSFMAEKSKYDFIGGYDHGKKAGILHVADHHISPGKKQWTWGCGDFGKAWERNLTDEDGPYIELMTGVYTDNQPDFSWLKPFEEKTFRQYFMPYKEIGQVKNATAEAAINLSCNDEEIFIAAYATGIYENAEVVLTYGLIEIFRENVKLSPVDVYKRILKKKELGLGKAEDEKLKLRVFADGKCLVEYQPEPEEIQKMPEPAKAAKDPTEIMTNEELYLTGLHIEQYRHATYLPDPYYLEGLKRDPGDIRINNAYGLLLMRRGDFANAEKHFRTALKRLTERNPNPYNSESYYLLGLVLLYQGRDEEAYDAFYKATWSNEQQEMSYYFLAAIDAKKGNFTKALEHVERGLVKNSHNIKARGLKAYILRKLGRINECKALIEENLRLDPFDFVSGNEKVIINGNSAELRVELNRRMRNFHENYLMTARDYAEFGAYEEAVALLNECTGKYPMLKYYEAYYRHLTGESDDNVRELINEAESRPTDYCFPNKPEDIAVLRFAIDFGNGVRAKYYLGNLYYDKLQWQKAVLLWEEAAEAEPDFYIIHRNLAVAYYNKLKARDKAKAEMEKAFRLNPRDERVFMELDQLYKKLGMSFEERLKNYEAHKELIERRDDLYTEYVTLLNMCGYYEKAYECIMGHRFHPWEGGEGKIATQYKLSLLEMAAKAKAEGHFCDAERLLRQALVYPENLGEGKLEGTKDNHIYYNLGLVLEALGKIQEAKECYERATEGNYEPKGIMYYYDQPADMILYQGLAYQKLGRIAEAKSRFYRLIDYGEQHLDDEVKIDYFAVSLPDFGIFEEDYTIRNRAHCFYLMALGNIGLGNFEKAKNFLDEAVKIEPSHMMCRVYQRYLADRT, translated from the coding sequence ATGAACGGTGTTAAGGCTTGGGTTGAAAAAGTTATAATACCCACTTATGGCACAGGGGAACCTGAAAAAGTTCCAATGTTTCTTGAAAAGCGGGTTTATCAGGGAAGCAGCGGAAAAGTGTATCCGTACCCGGTGATTGAAAAAATCTGCGATGAAAAGAAAGACAAGGAATATACCGCCGTCTTTCTTGAAAATGAATATCTGAAAGTTATGGTTTTGCCCGAGCTGGGCGGCAGAATACAGCGGGCATACGACAAGACCAACGGTTTTGATTTTGTTTACCACAACAGGGTAATAAAACCCGCGCTGGTAGGACTGTTGGGCCCGTGGATTTCAGGGGGCATTGAATTCAACTGGCCACAGCATCACAGACCAACCACTTTCCTTCCGGTGGACTTTATTCTTTTTGATAACGAAGACGGGAGCAAGTCGGTGCTGTTGCATGACGTGGATCAGATGTACGGCACAAAGGCAATTGCAAAAATCACCCTTTACCCCGGAAAGGCTTATATTGAAATTACAGGACAGCTATACAACCGCACGCATCTTCCGCAGACTTTTCTCTGGTGGGCAAATCCCGCTTTCCCGGCAAATGAAAATACCCAGTCAATTTTCCCGCCCGATGTTCACGCCGTTATGGATCACGGCAAGAGGGATGTTTCACGTTTTCCGGTTGCCACAGGAATTTACTATAAGAAGGATTACAGTGAGGGTGTGGATATTTCCCGTTATAAGAATATTCCGGTTCCCACTTCATTCATGGCCGAGAAATCCAAATATGACTTTATTGGCGGTTATGATCACGGGAAAAAAGCGGGAATACTTCATGTAGCCGATCATCACATTTCACCCGGAAAGAAACAATGGACGTGGGGTTGTGGAGATTTTGGAAAGGCGTGGGAGAGGAATCTGACCGATGAGGACGGGCCATATATCGAACTGATGACGGGCGTTTATACCGACAATCAGCCCGATTTCAGCTGGCTAAAGCCTTTTGAAGAGAAAACCTTCAGACAGTATTTCATGCCCTATAAGGAGATTGGACAGGTTAAAAACGCTACAGCAGAAGCCGCAATAAATTTAAGCTGTAATGATGAGGAAATATTCATTGCCGCTTATGCCACCGGTATTTATGAAAATGCCGAGGTAGTATTGACTTACGGCTTGATCGAAATTTTCAGGGAAAATGTTAAGCTTTCACCTGTGGACGTTTATAAAAGGATTTTAAAGAAAAAGGAATTAGGTCTGGGGAAAGCGGAGGATGAGAAGCTGAAACTGCGCGTTTTTGCCGATGGAAAATGCCTTGTGGAGTATCAGCCGGAACCTGAGGAAATTCAGAAGATGCCCGAACCGGCAAAGGCTGCAAAGGATCCCACCGAGATTATGACGAACGAGGAATTGTATTTAACCGGACTTCATATTGAACAGTACAGGCATGCTACGTATCTGCCCGATCCGTATTATCTGGAGGGACTGAAGAGGGATCCCGGAGACATAAGAATTAACAACGCTTATGGTCTGCTGTTAATGAGAAGGGGCGATTTTGCAAACGCAGAAAAACATTTCAGGACGGCATTGAAACGATTGACCGAAAGAAACCCCAATCCATATAACAGCGAAAGCTATTATCTTCTGGGTCTGGTCCTCTTATACCAGGGCAGGGACGAGGAGGCCTATGACGCTTTCTATAAGGCGACGTGGAGCAACGAACAGCAGGAAATGTCGTATTATTTTCTGGCGGCAATCGATGCGAAAAAGGGAAATTTCACAAAGGCTTTGGAACACGTGGAAAGGGGACTGGTTAAGAACTCCCACAATATTAAGGCAAGAGGCCTGAAAGCATATATACTCAGAAAACTGGGACGGATAAATGAATGCAAAGCGCTGATAGAAGAAAATCTCAGGCTGGATCCGTTCGATTTCGTGTCGGGAAACGAGAAAGTTATTATAAACGGTAACAGTGCCGAACTTAGAGTGGAATTGAACAGAAGAATGCGAAATTTCCATGAAAACTATCTTATGACAGCAAGGGATTACGCTGAGTTCGGCGCTTATGAAGAAGCAGTGGCGTTACTTAACGAATGTACGGGCAAATACCCGATGCTGAAGTATTATGAAGCATACTACAGGCATTTAACGGGAGAAAGCGATGACAATGTTCGGGAACTTATAAATGAAGCCGAAAGCCGCCCGACAGACTATTGTTTCCCGAACAAACCGGAAGATATTGCGGTGCTCCGTTTTGCCATTGATTTCGGAAACGGGGTCAGAGCGAAATACTACCTTGGGAATCTCTATTACGACAAGCTGCAGTGGCAGAAGGCGGTTTTGCTGTGGGAAGAAGCCGCTGAAGCAGAACCTGATTTTTACATAATTCACCGGAACCTGGCGGTAGCCTATTACAACAAACTGAAAGCCCGGGACAAAGCCAAAGCGGAAATGGAAAAGGCGTTTCGACTGAATCCCCGTGATGAGCGGGTATTTATGGAACTGGATCAGTTGTATAAAAAACTGGGAATGAGTTTTGAAGAACGTCTGAAAAATTATGAAGCACATAAGGAATTGATTGAAAGACGGGATGATTTATACACCGAATACGTAACTCTGCTTAACATGTGCGGTTATTATGAAAAGGCCTACGAATGCATAATGGGGCACAGGTTCCATCCATGGGAAGGCGGGGAAGGCAAAATTGCAACTCAGTATAAGCTGTCCCTTCTTGAGATGGCAGCAAAGGCGAAGGCTGAAGGACATTTTTGCGATGCGGAGAGATTACTGAGGCAGGCCCTTGTATATCCCGAAAATCTGGGCGAAGGCAAACTTGAAGGAACGAAGGATAACCACATTTATTATAATCTTGGACTGGTGCTGGAGGCGCTGGGAAAAATCCAGGAGGCAAAGGAATGTTATGAACGGGCTACAGAAGGAAATTACGAACCTAAAGGGATTATGTATTATTACGACCAGCCTGCCGATATGATTCTGTATCAGGGATTGGCTTATCAGAAACTGGGAAGGATCGCAGAGGCAAAATCCCGGTTTTACCGCCTGATTGATTACGGTGAACAGCATTTGGACGATGAAGTCAAAATTGATTACTTTGCGGTTTCACTGCCTGATTTCGGAATTTTTGAGGAGGATTATACAATAAGAAACCGTGCCCATTGCTTTTACCTGATGGCCCTTGGTAATATAGGACTGGGTAATTTTGAAAAGGCGAAGAATTTCCTTGACGAAGCGGTAAAAATTGAGCCTTCTCATATGATGTGCAGGGTTTACCAAAGGTACCTTGCAGATAGAACTTAG
- a CDS encoding YcxB family protein, with amino-acid sequence MFLYAVAVLTVVLKVERVNAKRVKTDKTGTFDNVNTLKFYVDRIVFENDALRSKGELKYNQFYAVLESKDCFILYLTANQATLIRKKDVENLNLFKDFLLKNSRKYIKRYKLRFT; translated from the coding sequence GTGTTTTTATATGCCGTTGCGGTATTAACCGTAGTACTGAAGGTTGAGAGGGTAAACGCAAAACGGGTGAAAACCGACAAAACCGGGACTTTTGACAACGTAAATACTTTAAAATTTTATGTCGACAGGATTGTTTTTGAAAATGATGCGCTCAGGTCAAAAGGAGAATTGAAATATAATCAGTTTTATGCCGTATTGGAAAGCAAAGACTGTTTTATTTTATATTTAACGGCAAACCAGGCTACATTAATAAGAAAAAAGGATGTGGAGAACCTTAATCTGTTTAAGGATTTTTTGCTGAAAAATTCAAGGAAATATATAAAGCGGTATAAACTCCGTTTTACATAA
- a CDS encoding histidine phosphatase family protein has protein sequence MRLYIIRHADPDYENDTITPDGHLEARALAERMRRTGLDKIFCSPLGRAMATMKYTADALGMDYEILDWTRELHELWFENTPWGPSMTWDIPGEFIRSRDTMPNHETWMKEEFFNQPIISEAFEKVKKGSDDFLKSLGYERIGGRYRILKRNTYKIAVFCHNGLALTWLAHLLEIPLTLMWSGFWLAPTSVTTVLFDERSDEWAVPRCLYVGDISHLYHAGLQEKPSGIIRNFY, from the coding sequence ATGCGACTGTATATTATACGCCATGCTGATCCTGATTACGAAAACGATACGATAACCCCCGACGGGCATCTGGAAGCCAGGGCTCTTGCAGAGCGGATGCGCAGGACAGGGCTCGACAAAATATTCTGTTCACCGCTGGGACGGGCAATGGCAACAATGAAATATACCGCCGATGCTTTAGGCATGGACTATGAAATCCTGGACTGGACCAGGGAACTGCATGAATTATGGTTTGAAAACACCCCATGGGGCCCGTCGATGACATGGGATATTCCGGGTGAATTCATACGAAGCCGCGACACAATGCCAAACCATGAAACATGGATGAAGGAGGAGTTTTTTAACCAGCCAATTATTTCCGAAGCTTTTGAAAAAGTAAAAAAAGGTTCGGATGATTTTCTGAAGAGTCTGGGCTATGAGAGAATCGGTGGCAGGTACAGAATTTTAAAACGGAACACGTACAAAATTGCGGTCTTCTGTCATAACGGCCTTGCTCTGACGTGGCTTGCCCATCTTCTCGAAATTCCTTTGACATTAATGTGGTCGGGGTTCTGGCTTGCTCCGACGTCGGTGACCACCGTTCTTTTTGATGAACGCTCAGATGAGTGGGCTGTTCCGAGGTGTCTGTATGTAGGGGACATTTCTCATTTGTATCACGCCGGGCTGCAGGAAAAGCCAAGCGGCATAATCAGAAACTTTTATTAA
- a CDS encoding RtcB family protein: protein MILVKGKYNTAKIFTCNVESGALDQIKELCDQEFVKDSIIRIMPDVHEGIGCTIGTTMTITDKIVPNLVGVDIGCGMETVKLRQRNIDFKKLDRIIYDYIPSGFDIRKKPHKYAEYIDLSRLACKNHVNLDRARLSIGTLGGGNHFIEVNRDSHDNLYLVVHTGSRHLGKQVAEYYQKLAYEELRRKDVNVGKHLAYVHGESFRNYLNDMKIVQQYAVYNRKAIIDEILTRMGLEEEDRFTTIHNYIDLDGMILRKGAISAKKGERVLIPLNMRDGSLICTGKGNREWNYSAPHGAGRIMSRRKAKETISLEDFKKTMEGIYTTTVNYDTLDECALAYKPMDEIIDNIRDTVEIVDIIRPLYNFKTAE, encoded by the coding sequence ATGATTCTGGTAAAAGGAAAATACAATACCGCCAAAATATTTACATGCAATGTGGAAAGCGGAGCATTGGATCAAATTAAGGAATTGTGTGATCAGGAATTTGTAAAGGACAGCATAATAAGAATTATGCCTGATGTGCATGAGGGCATTGGCTGTACCATTGGTACCACGATGACAATTACCGATAAAATTGTGCCCAATCTGGTGGGTGTGGACATAGGCTGTGGAATGGAAACGGTAAAACTTAGGCAAAGAAACATCGATTTTAAAAAGCTTGACAGAATAATTTATGATTATATACCTTCCGGTTTCGATATCAGGAAAAAACCTCATAAATACGCTGAATATATTGATCTGAGCAGACTTGCCTGCAAAAATCATGTCAATCTTGACAGGGCAAGACTGAGTATAGGAACGCTTGGCGGCGGAAACCATTTTATAGAAGTCAACAGGGACAGCCATGACAATCTGTACCTGGTTGTCCATACAGGCAGCAGGCATCTTGGAAAACAGGTGGCGGAATATTATCAGAAACTGGCGTATGAGGAGCTTAGAAGGAAAGACGTTAATGTAGGCAAGCACCTGGCTTATGTCCATGGGGAGAGTTTCCGGAATTACCTCAATGACATGAAAATAGTTCAGCAATATGCCGTGTATAACCGCAAAGCCATTATTGATGAGATTTTGACAAGAATGGGTCTGGAGGAGGAAGACAGGTTTACTACAATCCACAACTATATTGATCTGGATGGCATGATTCTAAGAAAGGGCGCCATATCCGCCAAAAAAGGCGAAAGAGTGTTAATACCCCTTAATATGAGGGACGGAAGCCTGATCTGCACAGGAAAGGGCAACAGGGAATGGAATTATTCGGCACCCCATGGCGCGGGACGGATTATGAGCAGAAGAAAGGCAAAGGAAACCATAAGCCTTGAGGATTTTAAAAAAACCATGGAGGGCATATATACCACCACCGTCAATTATGACACTCTGGACGAGTGCGCTCTGGCGTATAAGCCAATGGATGAAATTATTGACAATATCCGGGATACGGTTGAAATAGTCGACATCATACGCCCGCTTTATAATTTTAAAACCGCGGAATAA
- a CDS encoding transketolase family protein, producing MANIATRQAYGEALAEFGADERIVVLDADLSKSTKTDLFKKKYPERHFNMGIAEAGMMCTAAGLASCGKIVFASSFAVFAAGRAFEMIRNSICYPNFNVKIGATHAGISVGEDGASHQAIEDIALMRSLPNMSIISPCDAVSTRFAVKAAIEKEGPVYLRFGRLAVPQIYDENATFEFGKGVLLRDGTDVTIIANGLMVQYALEAAKILEEQDISARVIDIHTIKPIDRDIILKAAKETGCIVTAEEHSVVGGLGSAVAEVVCSEYPVPVKMVGIQDQFGKSGNPYELLKMYGLTAENIAAKAIEAMQML from the coding sequence ATGGCAAATATAGCAACTCGTCAGGCATATGGAGAAGCTTTGGCCGAATTTGGAGCAGATGAGAGAATTGTCGTGCTTGATGCGGACTTATCGAAATCCACGAAAACCGATCTGTTTAAGAAAAAATACCCTGAAAGGCATTTCAACATGGGTATAGCCGAAGCCGGTATGATGTGTACCGCGGCGGGCCTTGCAAGCTGCGGAAAGATTGTTTTCGCAAGCTCATTTGCGGTTTTTGCCGCCGGAAGGGCTTTCGAAATGATAAGAAATTCAATCTGTTACCCGAATTTTAATGTAAAAATAGGTGCAACCCACGCAGGAATATCTGTGGGTGAAGACGGAGCCTCTCACCAGGCGATTGAGGATATTGCGCTGATGAGATCCCTGCCGAACATGTCGATTATAAGCCCGTGTGATGCTGTGAGCACACGTTTTGCGGTAAAGGCAGCAATAGAGAAGGAAGGTCCTGTGTATTTGAGGTTCGGAAGGCTTGCAGTTCCTCAGATTTACGATGAAAACGCCACTTTCGAATTCGGGAAGGGAGTCCTTCTCAGGGACGGCACCGATGTGACCATTATAGCAAACGGCTTAATGGTTCAATACGCCCTGGAAGCAGCCAAAATTCTCGAAGAACAGGATATCAGCGCAAGAGTCATTGATATTCATACAATAAAACCGATAGACAGGGATATCATATTAAAAGCCGCAAAAGAGACAGGATGCATTGTCACTGCCGAAGAACACTCGGTTGTAGGCGGGCTTGGAAGTGCCGTTGCCGAGGTTGTATGCAGCGAATATCCTGTACCGGTAAAAATGGTCGGAATTCAGGACCAGTTCGGTAAATCGGGGAACCCGTATGAATTACTTAAAATGTACGGACTTACCGCTGAAAACATAGCGGCAAAAGCAATTGAAGCCATGCAGATGCTGTAA
- a CDS encoding GTP pyrophosphokinase has product MLKRKRQSNTQLVVAGRQVDIADQIQDFLELRQLYNAAMRKVKTKVEILGEEFQVRYNHNPIHHIECRLKTPQSIIEKLNRKGYELSLESIRKNIMDIAGIRVICNYIDDIYTIADLLLKQDDVALVRKRDYIANPKENGYRSLHLVVVTPVFLSDRKEHVPVEVQIRTIAMDCWASLEHNLIYKSSRPLPDNIKEQLKECADAVNAIDMKIRDIYRQLWQL; this is encoded by the coding sequence ATGTTAAAAAGGAAAAGGCAAAGCAATACACAGCTCGTGGTGGCAGGGCGTCAGGTGGATATAGCCGACCAAATTCAGGATTTTCTTGAGTTAAGGCAACTGTATAATGCAGCAATGAGAAAAGTCAAAACCAAAGTTGAAATCCTGGGCGAGGAATTTCAGGTAAGGTATAACCACAATCCGATACATCATATTGAATGCAGGCTGAAAACCCCTCAAAGCATTATTGAAAAACTGAACCGCAAAGGATATGAATTAAGTCTGGAATCAATCAGGAAAAATATTATGGATATAGCGGGTATCCGTGTTATATGTAATTACATCGACGATATTTACACAATCGCGGATTTGTTACTGAAACAGGATGATGTTGCATTAGTCCGGAAAAGAGACTACATAGCCAACCCGAAAGAAAACGGGTACCGCAGTCTGCACCTTGTGGTTGTTACACCCGTGTTCTTGTCCGACAGGAAGGAACATGTTCCGGTGGAAGTTCAAATCCGTACCATTGCGATGGACTGCTGGGCCAGCCTTGAACACAATTTAATCTACAAATCCTCCAGACCGTTGCCCGATAACATTAAGGAACAATTAAAAGAATGCGCCGATGCAGTGAATGCCATTGATATGAAAATCCGGGATATTTACAGGCAATTATGGCAATTGTAA